Proteins encoded by one window of Arabidopsis thaliana chromosome 2, partial sequence:
- a CDS encoding Haloacid dehalogenase-like hydrolase (HAD) superfamily protein (Haloacid dehalogenase-like hydrolase (HAD) superfamily protein; FUNCTIONS IN: hydrolase activity, catalytic activity, phosphoglycolate phosphatase activity; INVOLVED IN: metabolic process; LOCATED IN: mitochondrion; EXPRESSED IN: 24 plant structures; EXPRESSED DURING: 15 growth stages; CONTAINS InterPro DOMAIN/s: Haloacid dehalogenase-like hydrolase (InterPro:IPR005834), Haloacid dehydrogenase/epoxide hydrolase (InterPro:IPR005833), HAD-superfamily hydrolase, subfamily IA, REG-2-like (InterPro:IPR011949), HAD-superfamily hydrolase, subfamily IA, variant 1 (InterPro:IPR006439); BEST Arabidopsis thaliana protein match is: Haloacid dehalogenase-like hydrolase (HAD) superfamily protein (TAIR:AT1G14310.1); Has 5345 Blast hits to 5345 proteins in 1611 species: Archae - 258; Bacteria - 4323; Metazoa - 249; Fungi - 67; Plants - 142; Viruses - 0; Other Eukaryotes - 306 (source: NCBI BLink).), translated as MALRIRKATTTLLFSGGITHGTDRIARTGALLSRWISSASSSSAVVADDESSGIYGLGSVLKEYEDYRRSLYGEITHKALLVDAVGTLLVPAQPTAQIYKNIGEKYGVEYSEAEILTRYRRAYQKPWGGSHLRYVNDARPFWQYIVTASTGCSDSQYFEELYSYFTTEQAWKLCDPDAGKVFKAIKEAGVKVAIVSNFDTRLRPLLRALRCEDWFDAVAVSAEVEAEKPNPTIFLKACELLEVNPEDAVHVGDDRRNDVWGARDAGCDAWLWGSEVTSFKQVAQRIGVKV; from the exons ATGGCGTTGAGAATCAGGAAGGCGACGACGACACTTCTCTTCTCCGGTGGGATTACTCATGGAACGGATCGGATCGCGAGAACCGGAGCATTGCTCAGCCGTTGGATCTCCTCTGCTTCGTCATCTTCCGCTGTTGTAGCGGATGATGAATCTAGTGGGATTTACGGATTGGGAAGTGTGTTGAAAGAGTATGAAGATTATAGGAGATCTCTCTATGGTGAGATCACTCATAAGGCTTTGCTTGTTGATGCTGTTGGTACTCTCCTTGTTCCCGCTCAACCTACTGCTCAG ATATATAAGAATATTGGAGAGAAGTACGGAGTGGAGTACTCGGAGGCTGAGATACTTACTAGATACAGAAGAGCTTATCAGAAACCATGGGGTGGATCTCATCTTAG ATATGTAAACGATGCAAGACCTTTCTGGCAGTATATAGTGACTGCATCAACAGGCTGCTCGGATTCACAGTACTTTGAAGAGCTTTACAGCTATTTTACTACAGAACAG GCGTGGAAGTTATGTGATCCAGATGCAGGGAAAGTGTTTAAGGCTATTAAAGAAGCGGGTGTAAAAGTTGCAATAGTCTCCAACTTCGATACTCGGTTAAGACCTCTCCTACGTGCATTGAGATGTGAAGATTGGTTTGATGCTGTAGCTGTTTCAGCAGAA GTTGAAGCGGAAAAACCAAACCCGACTATCTTCTTAAAAGCTTGTGAGTTATTAGAAGTGAATCCCGAGGATGCGGTTCATGTAGGAGATGACCGTAGGAATGATGTATGGGGAGCTAGAGACGCAGGCTGTGACGCTTGGCTCTGGGGAAGTGAAGTTACGTCATTTAAACAG GTTGCTCAACGGATAGGAGTGAAGGTCTGA
- the BHLH100 gene encoding basic helix-loop-helix protein 100 (basic helix-loop-helix protein 100 (BHLH100); FUNCTIONS IN: DNA binding, sequence-specific DNA binding transcription factor activity; INVOLVED IN: response to water deprivation, regulation of transcription; LOCATED IN: nucleus; CONTAINS InterPro DOMAIN/s: Achaete-scute transcription factor related (InterPro:IPR015660), Helix-loop-helix DNA-binding domain (InterPro:IPR001092), Helix-loop-helix DNA-binding (InterPro:IPR011598); BEST Arabidopsis thaliana protein match is: basic helix-loop-helix (bHLH) DNA-binding superfamily protein (TAIR:AT3G56970.1); Has 850 Blast hits to 850 proteins in 99 species: Archae - 0; Bacteria - 2; Metazoa - 130; Fungi - 33; Plants - 678; Viruses - 0; Other Eukaryotes - 7 (source: NCBI BLink).) yields the protein MCALVPPLYPNFGWPCGDHSFYETDDVSNTFLDFPLPDLTVTHENVSSENNRTLLDNPVVMKKLNHNASERERRKKINTMFSSLRSCLPPTNQTKLSVSATVSQALKYIPELQEQVKKLMKKKEELSFQISGQRDLVYTDQNSKSEEGVTSYASTVSSTRLSETEVMVQISSLQTEKCSFGNVLSGVEEDGLVLVGASSSRSHGERLFYSMHLQIKNGQVNSEELGDRLLYLYEKCGHSFT from the exons atgtGTGCACTTGTCCCTCCATTATATCCCAATTTCGGCTGGCCTTGCGGAGATCATAGCTTCTATGAAACCGACGACGTATCCAACACGTTTCTTGATTTTCCGTTGCCGGACTTGACGGTGACTCATGAGAATGTGTCGTCTGAGAATAACAGAACATTACTAGACAATCCCgtggtgatgaagaagcttaATCACAACGCGAGTGAACGTGAGCGTCGCAAGAAGATCAACACAATGTTCTCATCTCTTCGTTCTTGTCTTCCTCCCACCAATCAAACG AAGTTAAGTGTTTCGGCAACAGTTTCACAAGCATTGAAGTACATACCAGAGCTGCAAGAGCAAGTTAAAAAGctcatgaagaagaaagaagagctCTCGTTTCAAATTTCGGGTCAAAGAGATCTCGTTTACACCGACCAAAACAGTAAGTCAGAGGAAGGGGTTACAAGCTATGCGTCGACAGTTTCTTCGACTAGGCTCAGTGAGACTGAAGTGATGGTCCAAATTTCATCGTTACAGACTGAAAAATGTTCGTTTGGGAATGTCTTGAGTGgtgtagaagaagatgggTTGGTTCTTGTGGGTGCTTCATCTTCAAGGTCTCATGGAGAGCGACTCTTTTACTCTATGCATCTTCAGATAAAAAATGGCCAGGTGAATTCCGAAGAATTAGGTGATAGATTGTTGTACTTGTACGAGAAATGTGGACACTCGTTTACATGA
- a CDS encoding uncharacterized protein (unknown protein.): MHIMYVRTVRNASRRHQGSRGSTARLGSLEGEKAKKMRRIMRSRGRRRSVAGGGGSGGRNGGRIRRSRERKRRSATDLAVIKELPFKPIGLGVTSNLSR; this comes from the coding sequence ATGCATATTATGTATGTACGGACGGTTCGCAACGCAAGTCGCCGACATCAGGGGTCGAGAGGTTCAACGGCGAGGCTGGGCTCATTAGAAGGAGAAAAAGCCAAGAAAATGAGGAGAATCATGAGGAGTAGAGGAAGGAGGAGGAGTGTCGCCGGAGGCGGTGGAAGCGGCGGCAGGAACGGTGGcagaatcagaagaagcagagagagaaagagaagaagtgcGACGGATCTTGCCGTGATCAAAGAACTTCCGTTCAAACCCATCGGCTTGGGTGTGACATCAAATCTCAGCCGTTGA
- a CDS encoding uncharacterized protein (unknown protein.), translating to MHIMYVRTVRNASRRHQGSRGSTARLGSLEGEKAKKMRRIMRSRGRRRSVAGGGGSGGRNGGRIRRSRERKRRKKKKKKFLRKIQKIYLCNIFFFLIQIIYQII from the exons ATGCATATTATGTATGTACGGACGGTTCGCAACGCAAGTCGCCGACATCAGGGGTCGAGAGGTTCAACGGCGAGGCTGGGCTCATTAGAAGGAGAAAAAGCCAAGAAAATGAGGAGAATCATGAGGAGTAGAGGAAGGAGGAGGAGTGTCGCCGGAGGCGGTGGAAGCGGCGGCAGGAACGGTGGcagaatcagaagaagcagagagagaaagagaagaa aaaaaaaaaaaaaaaaatttttaaggaaaatccaaaaaatatatctttgtaacatttttttctttctcatccaGATTATTTACCAAATTATTTAG
- a CDS encoding uncharacterized protein (unknown protein; FUNCTIONS IN: molecular_function unknown; INVOLVED IN: biological_process unknown; LOCATED IN: endomembrane system; Has 30201 Blast hits to 17322 proteins in 780 species: Archae - 12; Bacteria - 1396; Metazoa - 17338; Fungi - 3422; Plants - 5037; Viruses - 0; Other Eukaryotes - 2996 (source: NCBI BLink).) has product MFVIGVVMVLLAVLPAVLPPLPPPPMILMGIPVVLMLMLIYLAIYYPPHQAHFLSSSSFDTTSRHVM; this is encoded by the coding sequence ATGTTTGTGATTGGAGTGGTGATGGTGCTATTGGCGGTTCTTCCAGCCGTTCTGCCGCCGCTTCCGCCGCCGCCGATGATATTGATGGGAATTCCGGTGGTGCTGATGCTAATGCTTATTTACTTAGCCATTTATTATCCACCTCATCAAgctcattttctctcttcatcttcctttgACACTACTTCTAGGCATGTAATGTGA
- the BHLH100 gene encoding basic helix-loop-helix protein 100 (basic helix-loop-helix protein 100 (BHLH100); FUNCTIONS IN: DNA binding, sequence-specific DNA binding transcription factor activity; INVOLVED IN: response to water deprivation, regulation of transcription; LOCATED IN: nucleus; CONTAINS InterPro DOMAIN/s: Achaete-scute transcription factor related (InterPro:IPR015660), Helix-loop-helix DNA-binding domain (InterPro:IPR001092), Helix-loop-helix DNA-binding (InterPro:IPR011598); BEST Arabidopsis thaliana protein match is: basic helix-loop-helix (bHLH) DNA-binding superfamily protein (TAIR:AT3G56970.1); Has 1014 Blast hits to 1014 proteins in 111 species: Archae - 0; Bacteria - 2; Metazoa - 217; Fungi - 10; Plants - 760; Viruses - 12; Other Eukaryotes - 13 (source: NCBI BLink).) gives MCALVPPLYPNFGWPCGDHSFYETDDVSNTFLDFPLPDLTVTHENVSSENNRTLLDNPVVMKKLNHNASERERRKKINTMFSSLRSCLPPTNQTKKLSVSATVSQALKYIPELQEQVKKLMKKKEELSFQISGQRDLVYTDQNSKSEEGVTSYASTVSSTRLSETEVMVQISSLQTEKCSFGNVLSGVEEDGLVLVGASSSRSHGERLFYSMHLQIKNGQVNSEELGDRLLYLYEKCGHSFT, from the exons atgtGTGCACTTGTCCCTCCATTATATCCCAATTTCGGCTGGCCTTGCGGAGATCATAGCTTCTATGAAACCGACGACGTATCCAACACGTTTCTTGATTTTCCGTTGCCGGACTTGACGGTGACTCATGAGAATGTGTCGTCTGAGAATAACAGAACATTACTAGACAATCCCgtggtgatgaagaagcttaATCACAACGCGAGTGAACGTGAGCGTCGCAAGAAGATCAACACAATGTTCTCATCTCTTCGTTCTTGTCTTCCTCCCACCAATCAAACG AAGAAGTTAAGTGTTTCGGCAACAGTTTCACAAGCATTGAAGTACATACCAGAGCTGCAAGAGCAAGTTAAAAAGctcatgaagaagaaagaagagctCTCGTTTCAAATTTCGGGTCAAAGAGATCTCGTTTACACCGACCAAAACAGTAAGTCAGAGGAAGGGGTTACAAGCTATGCGTCGACAGTTTCTTCGACTAGGCTCAGTGAGACTGAAGTGATGGTCCAAATTTCATCGTTACAGACTGAAAAATGTTCGTTTGGGAATGTCTTGAGTGgtgtagaagaagatgggTTGGTTCTTGTGGGTGCTTCATCTTCAAGGTCTCATGGAGAGCGACTCTTTTACTCTATGCATCTTCAGATAAAAAATGGCCAGGTGAATTCCGAAGAATTAGGTGATAGATTGTTGTACTTGTACGAGAAATGTGGACACTCGTTTACATGA
- the ORS1 gene encoding ORGAN SIZE-like protein (unknown protein; Has 75 Blast hits to 75 proteins in 8 species: Archae - 0; Bacteria - 0; Metazoa - 0; Fungi - 0; Plants - 75; Viruses - 0; Other Eukaryotes - 0 (source: NCBI BLink).) has translation MRVHDQRLRFDVTPKPMGLNGSSLITARSVALLLFLSLLLLILPPFLPPLPPPPATLLLLPLLLMILLIFLAFSPSNEPSLAVEPLDP, from the coding sequence ATGAGGGTTCATGATCAACGGCTGAGATTTGATGTCACACCCAAGCCGATGGGTTTGAACGGAAGTTCTTTGATCACGGCAAGATCCGTCgcacttcttctctttctctctctgcttcttctgattctgCCACCGTTCCTGCCGCCGCTTCCACCGCCTCCGGCGACACTCCTCCTCCTTCCTCTACTCCTCATGATTCTCCTCATTTTCTTGGCTTTTTCTCCTTCTAATGAGCCCAGCCTCGCCGTTGAACCTCTCGACCCCTGA